One Pseudonocardia abyssalis DNA segment encodes these proteins:
- the rplW gene encoding 50S ribosomal protein L23 — translation MIPDPRDILLAPVVSEKSYGLLEERQYTFLVKPDANKTEIKIAVEKVFGVKVLSVNTLNRNGKRKRSRTGFGKRRDTKRAIVTLSEESRTIDVFGGRAGA, via the coding sequence GTGATCCCCGATCCGCGCGACATTCTGCTCGCGCCGGTGGTGTCGGAGAAGAGCTACGGGCTGCTCGAGGAGCGCCAGTACACCTTCCTCGTGAAGCCGGACGCGAACAAGACCGAGATCAAGATCGCGGTCGAGAAGGTGTTCGGCGTCAAGGTGCTCTCCGTGAACACCCTGAACCGCAACGGGAAGCGCAAGCGCTCCCGCACCGGCTTCGGCAAGCGTCGCGACACCAAGCGCGCGATCGTGACGCTCTCCGAGGAGAGCCGCACCATCGACGTGTTCGGTGGAAGGGCAGGGGCCTGA